Within Halorubrum lacusprofundi ATCC 49239, the genomic segment CGCTTCTCGCCGTGACTCAGCGTGTCGCACGGCGTGTCCGCGATATCGGTGAGCCCCGTCAGCTCCAACAGCTCCTCGATGTCGACCTCGAGTGCCTCGTCGCCGGCCGCCCGCGATCGGAAGTCGAGGCGCGTCCCCTCGTGGCTGATCCGAGCGACTCGGACGTTCTCGCGGACCGTGAGCCCCTCGAAGATATTCGTGATCTGGTAGGAGCGCGAGAGCCCGGCCTGTGCGACCTCGTGCGGCTCCGCGTCGGTGATGTCGGCGAGGCCGCCCTCGCCGTCGTCCCGGAGCCAGATCGACCCCGAGGTCGGCCGGAGCACGCCCGTCAACAGGTTGTAGAACGTGGTCTTGCCGGCCCCGTTCGGGCCGATGATGCTGGTGATCTCGCTGTCGTCGATCTCGATCGACACGTCGTC encodes:
- a CDS encoding ABC transporter ATP-binding protein, which codes for MTTVLKTEDLRKQFGELTAVDDVSIEIDDSEITSIIGPNGAGKTTFYNLLTGVLRPTSGSIWLRDDGEGGLADITDAEPHEVAQAGLSRSYQITNIFEGLTVRENVRVARISHEGTRLDFRSRAAGDEALEVDIEELLELTGLTDIADTPCDTLSHGEKRTVEIALALAIEPDVFLMDEPTAGMNPTEVTEIVSLIRELDADLDATFVVTEHNMDVVTDISDRIVVLAEGAILADGTPEDVLTDDRVTEAYLGSDSV